A window from Hemicordylus capensis ecotype Gifberg chromosome 2, rHemCap1.1.pri, whole genome shotgun sequence encodes these proteins:
- the LOC128343793 gene encoding HLA class II histocompatibility antigen, DP beta 1 chain-like: protein MRSALDFGVLLVTLAVLGGLPSPGAERKANSLLSSPPTTEHFPYKGRAKCFFTPLNGTQLEIRYLLTHIWGRQEFVHFDSRVEEYQAVMPLGEPNAQYWNSQKATLEIRRHQVDRLCRYNYEAEGSFAHARSVHPQVAIIPTDYDPSSLNTLLVCSVTDFYPSEIEIKWLRNGKEEGKSKVATTDLMRNGDWTYQIHIMLETHLERGDLYACQVEHASLNGTVITVQWGKSPGVSPHKDTPPWILLPGLLQQSQTSAQGTISLPCPPGTSSRSPWGMWGGELGARGGQASKVGPCCRCRTLDSSKQTLRT from the exons ATGAGATCTGCTTTGGACTTTGGGGTCCTTCTTGTGACATTGGCAGTTCTGGGGGGGCTTCCCTCCCCAGGTGCAGAGCGCAAGGCCAACAG cctcctctcctctccccccaccacagagCACTTCCCCTACAAGGGGAGGGCCAAATGCTTCTTCACGCCCCTCAACGGGACCCAGCTGGAGATCCGCTACCTGCTCACCCACATCTGGGGCCGGCAGGAGTTCGTCCACTTTGACAGCCGCGTTGAGGAGTACCAGGCCGTCATGCCACTGGGAGAGCCCAACGCCCAATACTGGAACAGCCAGAAGGCCACCCTGGAGATCAGGCGGCACCAGGTTGATCGCCTCTGCCGGTACAACTACGAAGCCGAGGGGTCCTTCGCCCACGCCAGGAGTG TCCATCCCCAGGTGGCGATCATCCCCACAGACTACGACCCCTCCTCCCTCAACACTTTGCTGGTTTGCTCCGTCACTGACTTTTACCCCTCAGAGATCGAAATCAAGTGGCTGAGGAACGGGAAGGAGGAAGGCAAAAGCAAAGTGGCCACCACCGACCTGATGAGGAACGGGGACTGGACCTACCAGATCCACATCATGCTGGAAACGCACTTGGAGCGCGGAGACCTCTACGCCTGCCAGGTGGAGCACGCCAGCTTAAATGGCACCGTCATCACCGTGCAGTGGGGTAAGAGCCCTGGAGTTTCCCCACACAAGGACACCCCACCCTGGATCCTTCTTCCTGGGCTTCTGCAGCAGAGCCAGACATCTGCCCAAGGGACCATCTCTTTGCCATGTCCTCCCGGGACCTCGAGCAGAAGCCCATGGggcatgtggggtggggagctggggGCTAGGGGTGGCCAAGCCTCCAAGGTGGGGCCATGCTGCAGatgcaggaccttggatagctccaagcagacATTAAGGACCTGA